Genomic segment of Hydra vulgaris chromosome 11, alternate assembly HydraT2T_AEP:
CTGCAAATAACCTttcaattttagtaaataaaccAAGAttcaattttagtaaataaaataagttttagtaaataaaccAAGTAACCAAGATttcaattttagtaaataaaccaagatgtttaaattgaaaattacaGATCATGCATAAGTTGGTAATGATAGATCTATCGTAATTGTGCAACTATTTacatcaatttaaataaattattttttatctttgtgttcattatatatttgataacCCAGTCCTACACATATCGCTCCAACTACCATACTTTGTGAAATTACACGAAGTCTCATTAAGTAACGGCTTGTTGTCATATAAGGATCACGATTTCTATAACCATATGCACCAATAGCAAGTGCAGCAATAAATCCAGCAATTCCttgaatataaataatatatgattATAAATACTACAGCAactattactataaatatatataaatttactatttactattatatacatttacagCAAACTATTACTATAAACAACagaaaactactttaaaaacacACCGAAACAAAACCTAAAAGTACATACATTTCAGCCTTAGCCGCCCAGCCCCAccctattatttttaagaaaccacatgtttttttattacagtttttcggatttaa
This window contains:
- the LOC124813410 gene encoding HIG1 domain family member 1A, mitochondrial isoform X2, translating into MSKGPSESRYWRPDNDEVSNSEKLLEKAKKSPFIPIGIAGFIAALAIGAYGYRNRDPYMTTSRYLMRLRVISQSMVVGAICVGLGYQIYNEHKDKK